A stretch of Microbulbifer sp. SAOS-129_SWC DNA encodes these proteins:
- a CDS encoding sigma-70 family RNA polymerase sigma factor, giving the protein MGGFIESPSREADLWIAFAGGDKSAREQLILLYHPLAARIAGKFFAGRAVDSVPYEDYLQFGLLGLIEALEVFDVSAGVKFSTFAGYRVRGAILNGLPRMTENGSQYEFYKRALEERNDSLIGDGKVAFEDFVDAIISLAVGFQLDALASGTGPREGLDPYSSLHYDQLLGSLSGLVKKLPLKQYMVVHGHYFQFKSFVDIAEELELSKGRISQIHREAIAMLRQLLRDRDHVRLA; this is encoded by the coding sequence ATGGGCGGATTCATTGAATCACCGTCGCGGGAGGCCGATTTATGGATTGCCTTCGCAGGTGGCGATAAGTCTGCAAGAGAGCAGTTGATACTGCTATATCATCCTCTTGCTGCCCGTATTGCGGGAAAGTTTTTTGCCGGCAGAGCTGTAGATAGTGTGCCATATGAAGACTATCTACAGTTCGGGTTGCTTGGGCTGATTGAGGCTCTGGAAGTGTTCGATGTATCTGCCGGGGTAAAGTTTTCCACATTTGCCGGCTATCGAGTGCGTGGTGCTATTCTCAACGGCCTGCCGCGAATGACAGAAAATGGCAGCCAATATGAGTTCTACAAGAGAGCGCTTGAAGAGCGCAATGACTCACTGATTGGCGACGGTAAAGTGGCGTTTGAAGATTTCGTCGACGCTATCATCAGCCTCGCTGTCGGCTTTCAGTTGGATGCACTTGCTTCAGGAACAGGTCCCCGAGAGGGGCTCGATCCATACTCCAGCCTGCATTACGACCAGTTGCTCGGTAGCCTGTCTGGATTGGTCAAAAAGTTGCCTCTCAAGCAATATATGGTAGTGCACGGACACTATTTTCAATTCAAGTCGTTTGTGGATATCGCCGAGGAGCTTGAGCTTTCCAAGGGACGGATATCACAGATTCACCGTGAGGCGATAGCAATGTTGCGCCAGTTGTTGCGTGATCGCGATCATGTTCGCCTGGCCTGA
- the fliP gene encoding flagellar type III secretion system pore protein FliP (The bacterial flagellar biogenesis protein FliP forms a type III secretion system (T3SS)-type pore required for flagellar assembly.): MRVLLVMLLALLPGLAGAADISLPGMQIQFDDGAGDLSRALKILIGLTVLSLAPGILIVMTSFTRIILVLAMLRHALGMQQTPPNMVLVSLALILTVFSMKPVLEEINSEAYVPYTNKEISSKQALERGIQPLRKFMLKQTRDEDLELIYEINKQAVPKSADDVGLSDLVPAFLLSELRTAFQIGFIIFIPFLLVDLVVASMLMSLGMMMVPPMMISLPIKILIFVLIDGWSLVTLSLMNSFQ; this comes from the coding sequence ATGAGAGTTTTGTTGGTCATGCTCCTGGCGCTCCTCCCGGGGCTGGCTGGGGCCGCAGATATAAGCCTTCCCGGAATGCAAATCCAATTCGATGATGGCGCCGGTGACCTGAGTCGGGCACTGAAAATACTCATCGGACTTACCGTGCTGAGTCTGGCTCCCGGCATCCTGATTGTAATGACCTCATTTACGAGGATCATCCTGGTGCTGGCGATGTTGCGCCATGCTCTCGGTATGCAGCAGACGCCTCCAAATATGGTGCTGGTAAGCCTAGCCTTGATTCTTACGGTATTCAGCATGAAACCTGTTCTAGAGGAAATTAATTCCGAAGCCTATGTACCGTATACAAATAAGGAAATCAGTTCTAAACAGGCTCTGGAGCGCGGTATTCAGCCGCTCCGAAAGTTCATGCTAAAGCAAACCAGAGATGAGGATCTGGAGCTGATTTACGAGATCAACAAGCAGGCTGTGCCGAAGTCCGCTGACGATGTCGGCTTGTCGGATTTGGTTCCAGCATTTCTGTTGAGTGAACTTCGTACGGCATTCCAGATAGGATTTATTATTTTTATTCCATTCCTGTTGGTGGATCTGGTGGTTGCCAGTATGTTGATGTCGCTGGGGATGATGATGGTACCTCCCATGATGATATCCCTACCGATAAAAATCCTTATTTTCGTGTTGATTGATGGTTGGAGTCTGGTCACTCTGTCATTGATGAACAGCTTTCAGTAG
- a CDS encoding FliM/FliN family flagellar motor C-terminal domain-containing protein produces the protein METLDVELQELAQGSGGSAVVPPSLEMIKHVKVDLRVSVGNASISVDELFSLKAGDLLPLDRGVDEPVDVFLNGELVARGILASQGDSLGVRVTEINNPKPGE, from the coding sequence GTGGAAACGTTGGACGTAGAATTGCAAGAGTTGGCCCAGGGTAGTGGGGGGAGTGCGGTGGTGCCGCCATCGCTGGAGATGATCAAGCACGTAAAAGTGGATCTTCGGGTTTCTGTGGGAAATGCCAGTATATCGGTTGATGAGCTGTTCAGTCTTAAGGCCGGCGACTTGTTGCCGCTGGATCGTGGGGTAGACGAGCCGGTAGATGTTTTTTTGAATGGAGAGCTTGTTGCGCGCGGCATATTGGCATCTCAGGGTGACTCGCTGGGAGTCAGGGTTACCGAAATCAATAATCCGAAGCCCGGTGAGTAG
- the flgF gene encoding flagellar basal-body rod protein FlgF yields the protein MLSTVYSSMAGLQTFSKGLDVISGNVANVNTPGYKGNQAIFSDVYYGYQYEDGERPYLKSGVSGSGSEMLRTTINFSQGDLRETGNETDLAIDGEGFFIVEKDGERLYSRVGQFSFNNDDILVSAASEAQVMAFDESGNLVPLSLEGLKTMPAQPTENLSFLGNLSLGSSQHVISDVEVVDSLGSIQKLNLTFRNNNSNTPRSWFVDIRDEDNNLIASDLEIRFQDNGSPAKGYNSVSFDFQPTDRAKQNINLSFGDVGSFSQATSFSGASTSDLALDDNDGYQQGALLSLSFDEDGVLEANYSNEQTQKGMQIALAHIHDKQSLTQLGQGVFRANPSQSIDIGRPNQDVYGRIQGNKLESSNVELSQQFTEMVIVQRGYQASSQMLTAVNEMMQQLLEASK from the coding sequence ATGTTGAGTACAGTTTACAGCAGCATGGCTGGTCTACAGACCTTCAGCAAAGGTCTGGATGTTATCAGTGGAAATGTGGCGAACGTAAATACCCCTGGATATAAGGGTAACCAGGCAATTTTTTCTGATGTCTACTATGGCTACCAGTATGAAGACGGAGAGCGTCCGTATCTAAAGAGTGGAGTTTCCGGTAGTGGCTCGGAGATGTTGCGCACCACGATTAATTTCTCTCAGGGAGATCTGCGTGAAACCGGAAATGAAACCGACCTCGCTATAGATGGTGAAGGTTTCTTTATTGTGGAAAAAGATGGAGAGCGGCTCTATTCCAGGGTTGGACAGTTCTCATTTAACAATGATGACATTCTGGTATCGGCAGCTTCAGAGGCCCAGGTCATGGCATTCGATGAGTCCGGCAACCTAGTTCCGCTTAGCCTCGAAGGCCTTAAGACCATGCCTGCTCAGCCGACCGAGAATCTTTCGTTTCTCGGCAATCTGTCCCTGGGTTCCTCGCAGCATGTGATTTCGGATGTTGAGGTTGTTGATTCTCTCGGATCAATTCAGAAGCTAAATCTTACCTTTAGAAATAATAATTCCAATACTCCACGTAGCTGGTTCGTTGATATTAGAGATGAGGATAACAATCTGATCGCCTCAGATTTGGAAATCCGTTTCCAAGATAATGGTTCTCCAGCAAAGGGATACAATAGTGTTTCTTTTGACTTTCAGCCGACTGATCGGGCGAAGCAGAATATCAATCTCTCGTTTGGTGATGTAGGTTCATTTTCCCAGGCAACTTCGTTCTCTGGAGCTTCAACGTCAGATCTTGCGCTGGATGACAATGATGGTTACCAGCAGGGTGCATTACTCAGCCTTTCTTTTGATGAGGATGGTGTGCTGGAGGCGAATTACAGTAATGAGCAAACCCAGAAGGGAATGCAGATTGCACTGGCACATATCCATGACAAACAGTCTCTCACGCAGTTGGGCCAGGGAGTGTTCCGCGCCAACCCTTCTCAATCAATCGATATCGGGCGGCCAAATCAGGATGTATATGGGCGGATTCAGGGAAATAAACTTGAGTCCTCGAATGTAGAGCTGTCGCAACAGTTCACGGAAATGGTCATCGTTCAGCGCGGTTACCAGGCCTCTTCGCAGATGCTGACGGCAGTTAATGAAATGATGCAGCAGTTACTGGAGGCGTCCAAGTGA
- a CDS encoding flagellar hook capping FlgD N-terminal domain-containing protein, protein MAIGALGGVDSTSTQTQQNATVNQEDLFRILLTQLNYQDPLKPIDNAEFISQLAQFTSLEQARQTNENIQSLMKIDAANQAIGIISRTVEVTTETSRELGSVVSVNFDSGSPVITVQTSDGRYLTDIPISQVQTVGD, encoded by the coding sequence ATGGCAATTGGAGCCTTGGGGGGAGTTGACTCCACCAGTACCCAAACACAGCAGAATGCGACGGTAAATCAGGAGGACCTATTCAGAATTCTCCTGACCCAGCTTAATTATCAGGATCCGTTGAAGCCCATTGACAATGCAGAGTTTATTTCCCAGTTGGCACAATTTACCAGCTTGGAGCAGGCGCGTCAGACCAATGAAAACATTCAGTCACTGATGAAGATTGACGCGGCGAATCAGGCAATAGGAATCATCAGTCGCACGGTGGAGGTCACTACCGAAACATCCCGGGAATTGGGAAGTGTTGTCTCGGTTAATTTTGACTCAGGATCTCCCGTGATTACCGTGCAGACCAGTGACGGACGATACCTCACGGATATACCGATTTCCCAAGTGCAGACAGTAGGTGATTAG
- a CDS encoding FliI/YscN family ATPase — MFSELSRIVEGACLFELYGKVEEFVGLSVEARMRDVFYGERCTISSIDGKSLDAEVKGFRNGRVVLLPYGDLTGVKPGSFVKRSRTTLDVQVGQGLLGRIVDGMGRPIDLGPEIFAEERRMLRGQSVPPLERSRIRSVLPTGVKALDSMLTLGKGQRLGIFAGAGVGKSSLLGMLLSGVEADITVIALIGERGREVKDFLEEALSDEQRERTVVVAATADDPALLRVNAAFTAMAICEYFRDQGKDVFLAVDSLTRFAMAQREVGLSVGEPPTAKGYTPSVFGLLPELIERAGTKEGAGSISAVYTLLVENEELEDPIAESARAILDGHIILSREVANEGRYPAIDFLGSISRLANRLQDDSQIALCRNLRALIKNYAEARDLVSLGAYHEGKNPNLDRSLVLVPRIYHLFEQSGKAEISRDDVYAEMARILDKK, encoded by the coding sequence ATGTTCTCAGAGCTAAGTCGTATCGTGGAAGGTGCCTGCTTATTCGAGCTATACGGTAAAGTCGAAGAGTTTGTTGGCTTGAGTGTAGAAGCGCGAATGCGCGATGTTTTCTATGGAGAGCGCTGCACCATTTCAAGTATTGATGGAAAAAGCCTGGACGCAGAAGTAAAGGGCTTCAGAAATGGGAGAGTTGTACTGCTGCCGTATGGCGACCTGACCGGCGTAAAGCCGGGGAGCTTTGTCAAGCGGAGCCGGACAACACTCGACGTTCAGGTCGGACAGGGCTTGCTTGGCAGAATCGTTGATGGAATGGGTCGGCCAATTGACCTGGGCCCTGAAATATTTGCTGAAGAGAGGCGCATGCTACGAGGCCAATCCGTGCCCCCGTTGGAACGATCTCGTATTCGCTCTGTACTGCCCACGGGCGTAAAGGCGCTGGACAGTATGCTGACTTTAGGCAAGGGTCAGCGTCTGGGAATTTTTGCAGGAGCCGGTGTAGGGAAGTCATCGCTACTCGGTATGTTATTAAGTGGCGTCGAAGCCGACATTACTGTTATAGCGTTAATCGGGGAGCGCGGTCGGGAGGTCAAAGATTTTCTGGAAGAGGCACTATCTGATGAGCAGAGGGAAAGGACGGTTGTAGTCGCGGCTACTGCCGATGATCCGGCTCTGCTGAGAGTTAATGCCGCTTTTACCGCGATGGCTATTTGTGAGTACTTTCGTGATCAGGGAAAAGATGTATTCCTTGCTGTCGATTCTCTAACTCGCTTCGCTATGGCGCAGCGGGAAGTTGGTTTGTCTGTAGGTGAGCCACCCACGGCGAAGGGCTATACGCCATCGGTGTTTGGGCTGCTTCCCGAGCTTATCGAGAGAGCGGGGACAAAGGAGGGAGCGGGAAGTATCAGTGCTGTCTACACATTACTCGTAGAAAATGAAGAGTTGGAAGACCCTATCGCAGAGTCTGCTCGGGCCATTCTTGATGGGCATATCATCTTAAGCCGCGAAGTTGCCAATGAAGGTCGCTATCCAGCCATCGATTTTCTGGGGAGCATAAGTCGGCTTGCGAACAGGCTTCAAGATGATAGTCAGATTGCACTGTGTAGAAATTTAAGGGCTCTGATAAAAAACTATGCAGAGGCCAGAGACCTTGTTTCGTTGGGTGCATACCATGAGGGTAAGAACCCGAATCTGGATAGATCCCTGGTGCTTGTTCCCAGGATTTATCATCTCTTTGAGCAAAGTGGCAAGGCGGAAATTTCCCGGGACGATGTTTACGCAGAAATGGCGAGAATTTTGGATAAGAAATGA
- the fliF gene encoding flagellar basal-body MS-ring/collar protein FliF — protein sequence MKFTEGKPLLWSGVVVIVLFIGVASYWLLTPGMEVLLRELPPEELDNVSAELTVLDIQHSIDREKGTISVAHKDVFKAKKAVMESGNAFRQVVGFELFNESDFGVTDFAQRVNYQRALEGELSRTISSLDDIRDARVHLVLPEKKLFSSDKEKVRASITIYLDPGKQLGPNQVYGVKKIVESSVPKIDAENISIVNQSGEVLVGSASDDYAGGRPLQEKIRVENYLMDKMRSVLDGSLGTSRYVADVDVTLDTDRKTVQTERLLAPDDGSGVSKIRETENSGTGEKAGKKSKSKEVSYQYGREISNVEYSGYEITSVNVGVVVDQTLDNVDIEELKSLIESVLGMRPDRGDRITIIKNNIALKKAFEKYEAAPAPAPVHDNPDTPVLSNQKLILLVLSLLGVFVITFLVKAISSNMRYRRISRQLQHWVDMPTNVVQIDDQ from the coding sequence ATGAAGTTTACAGAGGGTAAGCCACTACTCTGGAGTGGCGTTGTAGTTATTGTTCTTTTTATAGGTGTTGCCAGTTATTGGCTGCTGACTCCCGGCATGGAAGTTCTACTCCGGGAGTTGCCTCCGGAAGAGCTTGATAATGTCTCTGCTGAGTTAACTGTGCTGGACATACAACATAGTATAGATCGAGAAAAGGGCACAATAAGCGTAGCTCATAAAGATGTTTTCAAGGCAAAAAAGGCCGTTATGGAGAGCGGTAACGCCTTCAGGCAGGTTGTTGGCTTCGAACTATTCAATGAGTCAGATTTCGGGGTTACAGACTTTGCCCAGCGTGTTAATTACCAGCGAGCACTTGAAGGTGAACTTTCGAGGACGATAAGTTCACTTGACGACATCAGAGATGCCCGGGTGCATCTGGTTTTGCCTGAAAAGAAATTATTTTCTTCTGACAAAGAAAAGGTTCGAGCATCCATTACCATTTATTTGGATCCAGGAAAGCAACTCGGTCCGAATCAGGTCTATGGAGTCAAGAAGATAGTTGAGTCTTCTGTTCCAAAAATCGATGCTGAGAATATTTCTATTGTAAATCAATCAGGTGAAGTCCTGGTTGGGAGTGCTTCCGATGACTATGCCGGAGGCAGACCGCTACAAGAAAAGATCAGAGTCGAAAATTACCTTATGGATAAGATGAGATCGGTATTGGATGGAAGCCTTGGGACGTCAAGATATGTAGCCGATGTAGATGTCACTCTTGATACGGATCGAAAAACCGTTCAAACGGAGCGGCTTTTGGCGCCTGACGATGGAAGCGGTGTTAGTAAAATCCGCGAGACGGAGAATAGTGGTACTGGTGAAAAGGCCGGAAAAAAGAGTAAATCGAAAGAGGTTAGTTATCAATACGGTCGCGAGATAAGTAACGTGGAGTACTCAGGGTACGAAATTACCAGCGTCAACGTTGGGGTTGTTGTCGATCAGACTCTCGATAATGTTGACATCGAGGAGCTGAAGTCCCTGATTGAATCCGTGCTGGGAATGAGGCCTGACAGGGGAGATAGGATAACTATCATTAAGAACAATATCGCGCTAAAGAAAGCCTTCGAAAAGTATGAGGCTGCACCAGCGCCTGCACCAGTGCATGATAATCCAGATACTCCCGTCTTAAGCAACCAGAAATTGATCTTGTTGGTTCTCTCTCTATTGGGAGTCTTTGTTATAACTTTTCTAGTGAAGGCCATCAGCAGCAATATGAGATACCGAAGGATCTCCAGACAGTTGCAGCATTGGGTTGATATGCCAACAAATGTGGTCCAGATCGATGATCAATGA
- the fliE gene encoding flagellar hook-basal body complex protein FliE: MSIEPINPIKLDSLIPGNVDHQASASFSSWIAAQMGDLDQQINKSEAALQDLALGKAENLHDVMLELEKSKTEFQLALQVRNKVLEGYQEIMRMQV, encoded by the coding sequence GTGAGCATTGAGCCTATTAATCCAATAAAACTAGATTCACTGATTCCTGGCAACGTTGATCATCAGGCGTCAGCCAGCTTTTCGAGCTGGATTGCCGCGCAGATGGGCGATCTGGACCAGCAAATAAATAAATCTGAGGCAGCATTGCAGGATTTAGCTCTAGGAAAGGCTGAAAACCTGCACGACGTTATGCTCGAGCTGGAAAAATCCAAAACGGAATTCCAGTTGGCTTTACAGGTTCGGAATAAAGTTCTTGAAGGCTATCAAGAAATAATGCGAATGCAGGTCTGA
- the flgC gene encoding flagellar basal body rod protein FlgC translates to MDYLSVFDISASGLSVEKSRLELVASNLANANSTRPADQRPYAAKRLMTNPAGAKSFAEQMNLVDELRGVGSGKVYESNDDFRLSYEPDNPNSDEKGFVKYANVNLLTEMMTMLRSQRAYEANVKAVNAYKAMIQQALKIGS, encoded by the coding sequence ATGGATTATTTATCAGTATTTGATATTAGTGCTTCCGGTCTGTCGGTAGAAAAATCACGGCTTGAATTGGTAGCCAGTAATTTGGCCAATGCTAACAGTACTCGCCCGGCGGATCAGAGACCCTATGCGGCGAAAAGGCTGATGACAAATCCGGCGGGCGCAAAGAGTTTTGCTGAGCAAATGAATTTAGTTGATGAGCTGAGAGGGGTTGGCAGCGGGAAAGTTTATGAAAGTAATGACGACTTTCGGCTCAGTTATGAGCCAGATAACCCGAATTCAGATGAAAAAGGGTTTGTCAAGTACGCCAATGTCAACTTGCTGACTGAGATGATGACAATGCTCCGTTCCCAACGAGCCTACGAGGCGAACGTTAAAGCCGTCAATGCGTATAAAGCAATGATCCAACAGGCACTTAAAATCGGGAGCTAA
- a CDS encoding flagellar basal body P-ring protein FlgI, whose translation MKELARLKSDRSNMLVGYGVVTGLAGTGDSYNSKLTKQSMSNLIENLGINIDPKDLRARNVAAVMIAASLPPFAQPGSNIDVTVSSMGDARSLLGGALVVTPLRGPDQRIYALAQGSLSIGGYRYDLNGNLVQKNHPTTGTIANGAIVEKAVANGPSGFDKKLTYVLNSPDITTISRVVQSINQKFGSNLAHVVGPGTFDVFPPREDSNALYQFMASIESIKVEPDSRARVVLNERTGTVVAGGDVTISPTTITQGDMIVSISTDYYVSQPNVFFGRNNLPNVRTQTVPDTEIGVKEDNGVMVNMPQDSNVAELVTALRKVNASSRDIITILQGLKAAGALHAELIIQ comes from the coding sequence TTGAAAGAGTTGGCCAGGTTGAAATCTGACAGGTCCAATATGCTGGTCGGTTATGGCGTCGTTACCGGACTTGCGGGTACCGGCGATAGCTACAACAGTAAGCTGACGAAGCAATCGATGAGTAACCTGATTGAAAACCTGGGTATCAACATTGATCCAAAAGATCTCCGCGCGAGAAACGTGGCCGCTGTGATGATTGCTGCCTCGCTTCCACCATTTGCTCAGCCGGGCTCCAACATTGATGTAACGGTCAGTTCAATGGGAGACGCGCGCTCGCTATTAGGAGGAGCATTGGTGGTTACGCCATTACGGGGGCCAGACCAGAGGATCTATGCGCTGGCGCAAGGATCTCTTTCCATCGGCGGCTACCGCTATGACCTTAATGGCAACCTGGTGCAAAAAAATCACCCGACAACGGGCACGATTGCGAACGGTGCGATTGTCGAAAAGGCTGTTGCCAACGGCCCAAGTGGATTCGATAAGAAGCTAACGTATGTCTTAAACAGTCCGGATATCACCACGATTAGCCGAGTGGTGCAAAGCATCAATCAGAAGTTCGGTTCGAATCTGGCGCATGTGGTCGGGCCTGGCACTTTTGATGTGTTTCCTCCCCGGGAGGACAGTAACGCGCTTTATCAATTTATGGCCAGTATTGAATCAATCAAGGTTGAGCCAGATAGCCGGGCTCGTGTTGTACTCAATGAGAGAACTGGAACTGTTGTGGCGGGAGGTGATGTGACTATTTCTCCGACAACCATCACGCAGGGAGATATGATCGTCTCAATTAGTACTGATTACTATGTTTCACAGCCAAATGTCTTCTTCGGGAGAAACAACCTGCCGAATGTGAGAACACAGACTGTGCCGGATACGGAAATAGGTGTTAAGGAAGATAACGGTGTTATGGTCAATATGCCTCAAGACAGTAATGTCGCTGAGCTGGTTACAGCTTTGCGAAAAGTTAACGCCAGCAGTCGGGATATTATTACTATTTTACAAGGGTTAAAGGCTGCTGGTGCTTTACACGCCGAGCTGATTATCCAGTAG
- a CDS encoding flagellar basal body L-ring protein FlgH encodes MVLKKFLRGMFSLVLISAAGQSLANGAEGYERGEPEQQEEPSTGSLYHEESYRALVEDNRAYSVGDTITVMIYEAASATSKADTDANKNSDISLSATDSHNRVGAKFSGSSEFNGGGVERRSGEVLARISATVEAILPNGELFLRGDQVIALNNESQVIYVEGRVRKEDISTDNIVLSTRLADSTIRFQGEGLLSKKESPGLISRALEWLF; translated from the coding sequence ATGGTGCTTAAAAAGTTTTTGAGAGGCATGTTTAGCCTCGTATTGATATCCGCTGCAGGTCAGTCTCTGGCCAACGGAGCCGAAGGATATGAACGTGGAGAACCCGAGCAGCAAGAGGAGCCATCTACTGGCTCGCTTTATCATGAGGAAAGTTATCGCGCTCTCGTGGAAGATAATAGGGCTTACTCAGTCGGTGACACTATTACAGTAATGATCTATGAGGCGGCCAGTGCTACGAGTAAGGCTGATACCGATGCGAATAAGAACTCGGATATTTCCCTCAGCGCAACCGATTCCCATAATCGGGTTGGGGCGAAATTCAGCGGGTCCTCGGAATTTAACGGGGGCGGTGTGGAACGACGGTCAGGGGAAGTCTTGGCTAGAATAAGCGCCACGGTAGAAGCAATCCTTCCGAATGGTGAACTATTTCTCCGTGGGGATCAGGTTATAGCTTTAAACAATGAGAGCCAGGTGATCTACGTCGAGGGCCGAGTCAGGAAGGAAGATATAAGTACCGATAATATCGTCCTTTCCACCCGACTGGCTGATTCCACCATCCGTTTCCAGGGGGAAGGTTTGTTATCGAAAAAGGAGAGCCCGGGGCTCATTTCCAGGGCACTGGAGTGGTTGTTTTAA
- the flgA gene encoding flagellar basal body P-ring formation chaperone FlgA: MVAIELRPSVNIDAAYPHLDDLAVLTGPDKDVRNLSRVVSNRPVLIGHTVKYFREDVEKWVLEAGLNVGSLQWHGARRISVSRRSNVLSKRDIEQALEQKLAQSFKGKSVGLSLVTDSVGLVQVPRGPYSLLVKLEQRQLEKSMSALVSIVSNGRLVKKIRVNFRLKLEGMAVVATDDLPSHTLLTPNVLSTEKVNTLSGRGKVAVSQGELLGKRLIRPVTKGQVIVKSDVESVPEVIKSETLSVVFIGNGVSIKMRGVALEDGRVGETIMVTLPTSDTPMPVIVVGKERGQIQNGA; this comes from the coding sequence ATGGTGGCGATTGAGTTGAGACCGTCAGTAAATATTGACGCGGCTTATCCCCACCTGGATGATCTTGCGGTTTTGACTGGGCCTGATAAAGATGTCCGGAACCTCTCGCGGGTCGTTTCCAACCGCCCTGTTCTGATCGGTCACACGGTGAAATATTTCAGGGAGGATGTTGAAAAGTGGGTTTTAGAAGCTGGGCTCAATGTAGGTTCCTTACAGTGGCATGGAGCCCGCCGAATATCGGTGTCCCGGCGCAGTAACGTCTTAAGTAAACGCGATATAGAGCAGGCACTAGAACAGAAGCTGGCGCAGAGCTTCAAGGGCAAGTCCGTAGGGCTGTCTCTGGTCACTGATAGTGTAGGACTGGTTCAGGTTCCCAGAGGACCCTATTCACTATTGGTAAAACTTGAGCAGCGACAGTTAGAAAAATCGATGTCTGCTCTGGTTTCTATTGTTTCCAATGGGCGTTTAGTAAAAAAGATACGAGTTAATTTCAGATTGAAATTGGAGGGGATGGCAGTTGTTGCGACAGATGACTTGCCCAGCCACACATTACTTACCCCAAATGTGTTATCTACGGAAAAAGTCAATACGCTTTCAGGGCGTGGCAAAGTGGCTGTGTCTCAGGGCGAGTTGCTGGGAAAACGTTTGATCAGGCCTGTTACGAAAGGGCAGGTGATTGTAAAGAGTGATGTGGAATCTGTTCCTGAGGTAATTAAAAGTGAGACACTCAGTGTCGTTTTCATTGGTAACGGCGTGTCGATAAAGATGAGGGGCGTTGCGCTTGAGGATGGCAGAGTTGGAGAAACAATAATGGTAACACTGCCTACCTCAGATACTCCTATGCCGGTCATTGTCGTCGGAAAAGAAAGGGGGCAAATTCAGAATGGTGCTTAA
- the flgG gene encoding flagellar basal-body rod protein FlgG — protein MIDSLFISATGMHAQQKQIDSISNNLANLNTNSYKKTKVSFESLVSRHQEIKHSRYFQPQEVSSGVGVSADKQSVDFSAGEMIQTGRPLDVAISGQGFFEVQLPDGSYAYTRNGHFEVNQDGILVTADGAMLNPGIEIPFDSTDVVIGEDGSVQVKYSNAQDFVQVGSLEIARFGNESSLVPVGGSMYIKSEGSGDPVFSSPSELGNGTIKQGYLESSNVEMVDEVANLMVAQRAYQANSRVLQISDQILEMINNLGS, from the coding sequence GTGATAGATTCATTATTTATTTCCGCGACAGGGATGCATGCTCAGCAGAAGCAGATTGATTCCATTTCAAATAATCTGGCAAACCTGAATACAAATAGTTACAAAAAAACAAAAGTTTCCTTTGAGTCTCTAGTTTCGCGGCATCAGGAAATTAAACATTCACGCTACTTCCAGCCGCAGGAGGTATCTTCCGGGGTCGGCGTCTCAGCAGATAAGCAGAGTGTAGATTTCAGTGCGGGGGAAATGATCCAAACCGGAAGGCCTCTCGATGTGGCGATCAGCGGGCAAGGCTTTTTTGAGGTGCAGCTCCCGGATGGTAGCTATGCATACACAAGAAATGGACATTTTGAAGTAAACCAGGATGGAATTCTGGTGACTGCGGACGGCGCCATGCTAAATCCCGGCATTGAAATTCCCTTCGATTCCACGGATGTCGTTATAGGCGAAGATGGAAGCGTACAGGTCAAATATTCCAATGCGCAAGATTTTGTACAAGTAGGCTCACTGGAGATCGCACGCTTTGGTAATGAGTCCTCGCTGGTACCAGTTGGTGGCAGCATGTACATCAAGTCTGAGGGTTCAGGTGATCCCGTATTCTCAAGTCCTTCTGAGTTGGGAAATGGCACGATAAAGCAGGGGTATCTTGAAAGCTCAAATGTCGAAATGGTGGATGAAGTTGCCAATCTAATGGTTGCGCAACGAGCTTATCAAGCTAACTCCAGAGTACTCCAGATATCCGATCAGATACTCGAAATGATAAATAATCTGGGTAGCTGA